Proteins encoded together in one Heliangelus exortis chromosome 13, bHelExo1.hap1, whole genome shotgun sequence window:
- the TAT gene encoding tyrosine aminotransferase isoform X1: protein MNSSDRTPKLVGLSLSVLQKEIYFTVIALSMDSYLIQVNGHGDHPPVLDVHLKTTGNSVSLGKVKGRKPRWAVRASEMSKKTFNPVRAIVDSMKVEPNPKKSLISLSLGDPTVFGNLPTNDEVTRAIKEALDSGRYDGYAPSVGYQSCREAVATYYSCPEAPLKAQDVILTSGCSQAIELALAVLANPGQNILVPRPGFSLYKTLALSMGIEVKLYNLLPEKGWEIDLEHLESLVDDKTACLIVNNPSNPCGSVFRKSHLQKILAVASRQCMPILADEIYGDMVFADCKYEPIATLSSNVPILSCGGLAKRWLVPGWRMGWILIHDRRDIFGNEIRDGLVRLSQRILGPCTIVQGALEHILHRTPPEFYHNTLSILKANADLCYAALSAIPGLRPVRPAGAMYLMVEIEIEHFPEFENDVEFTERLISEQSVFCLPATCFEYPNFFRVVITVPEEMILEACSRIQEFCEMHYQGAEGGQDLECDK, encoded by the exons ATGAACAGTAGTGACAGGACCCCTAAGCTTGTTGGTCTCtccctctctgtgctgcagaag GAAATCTACTTCACAGTGATAGCTCTCAGTATGGATTCATACCTGATCCAAGTGAATGGCCATGGAgatcatccccctgtgctggatGTTCATCTCAAGACCACTGGAAACAGCGTATCTCTGGGGAAGGTGAAGGGTCGAAAGCCAAGATGGGCTGTCAGGGCTTCTGAAATGTCAAAGAAGACTTTCAATCCTGTCCGAGCCATTGTAGACAGCATGAAGGTGGAGCCCAACCCAAAGAAATCTTTGATCTCCTTGTCCTTAG GAGACCCAACAGTCTTTGGAAACCTTCCTACAAATGATGAGGTCACACGGGCTATCAAGGAGGCTTTGGACTCAGGACGTTATGACGGTTATGCTCCATCTGTTG GCTACCAGTCCTGCCGGGAAGCTGTGGCCACATACTACAGCTGTCCAGAGGCACCCCTGAAGGCCCAG GATGTCATCTTAACAAGCGGCTGCAGCCAGGCCATCGAGCTtgccttggcagtgctggccAACCCAGGCCAGAACATCCTGGTGCCACGGCCTGGCTTCTCCCTCTACAAGACTCTGGCATTGTCTATGGGGATTGAGGTCAAACTCTACAACCTCTTG ccagagaagggctgggaaATTGATCTGGAGCACTTGGAGTCTCTGGTGGATGACAAGACAGCTTGCCTCATTGTGAACAACCCATCAAATCCCTGTGGCTCTGTGTTCAGAAAGAGCCACCTCCAGAAGATCCTGGCAG TGGCATCAAGACAGTGCATGCCCATACTTGCTGATGAGATTTATGGAGACATG GTTTTTGCTGACTGCAAATATGAACCTATTGCAACTCTCAGCTCCAATGTGCCTATTTTGTCCTGTGGTGGCTTGGCAAAGCGGTGGCTAGTCCCTGGCTGGCGTATGGGCTGGATCCTAATTCATGACAGGAGAGACATCTTTGGCAATGAG atcaggGATGGCCTTGTAAGACTGAGTCAAAGGATCCTAGGACCCTGTACAATTGTCCAAGGAGCACTGGAACATATCTTGCACCGAACACCCCCTGAGTTCTACCACAACACTCTCAGCATCCTCAAG gCCAATGCTGACCTTTGTTATGCTGCCTTATCAGCTATCCCTGGCCTCCGACCTGTCCGGCCTGCTGGAGCCATGTACCTCATG GTTGAGATTGAGATAGAGCATTTCCCCGAGTTTGAAAATGATGTGGAGTTCACTGAACGACTAATCTCGGAGCAGTCTGTGTTCTGCTTGCCAGCCACG TGCTTTGAATACCCAAACTTCTTCCGTGTGGTGATCACTGTGCCTGAGGAGATGATTTTGGAGGCCTGCAGTCGCATTCAGGAGTTCTGCGAGATGCATTaccagggtgctgagggaggCCAGGATCTGGAGTGTGACAAGTAG
- the TAT gene encoding tyrosine aminotransferase isoform X2 gives MLCVYICVHTSGGSSLSMDSYLIQVNGHGDHPPVLDVHLKTTGNSVSLGKVKGRKPRWAVRASEMSKKTFNPVRAIVDSMKVEPNPKKSLISLSLGDPTVFGNLPTNDEVTRAIKEALDSGRYDGYAPSVGYQSCREAVATYYSCPEAPLKAQDVILTSGCSQAIELALAVLANPGQNILVPRPGFSLYKTLALSMGIEVKLYNLLPEKGWEIDLEHLESLVDDKTACLIVNNPSNPCGSVFRKSHLQKILAVASRQCMPILADEIYGDMVFADCKYEPIATLSSNVPILSCGGLAKRWLVPGWRMGWILIHDRRDIFGNEIRDGLVRLSQRILGPCTIVQGALEHILHRTPPEFYHNTLSILKANADLCYAALSAIPGLRPVRPAGAMYLMVEIEIEHFPEFENDVEFTERLISEQSVFCLPATCFEYPNFFRVVITVPEEMILEACSRIQEFCEMHYQGAEGGQDLECDK, from the exons ATGCTCTGTGTATACATCTGCGTACACACGTCTGGGGGCAGTT CTCTCAGTATGGATTCATACCTGATCCAAGTGAATGGCCATGGAgatcatccccctgtgctggatGTTCATCTCAAGACCACTGGAAACAGCGTATCTCTGGGGAAGGTGAAGGGTCGAAAGCCAAGATGGGCTGTCAGGGCTTCTGAAATGTCAAAGAAGACTTTCAATCCTGTCCGAGCCATTGTAGACAGCATGAAGGTGGAGCCCAACCCAAAGAAATCTTTGATCTCCTTGTCCTTAG GAGACCCAACAGTCTTTGGAAACCTTCCTACAAATGATGAGGTCACACGGGCTATCAAGGAGGCTTTGGACTCAGGACGTTATGACGGTTATGCTCCATCTGTTG GCTACCAGTCCTGCCGGGAAGCTGTGGCCACATACTACAGCTGTCCAGAGGCACCCCTGAAGGCCCAG GATGTCATCTTAACAAGCGGCTGCAGCCAGGCCATCGAGCTtgccttggcagtgctggccAACCCAGGCCAGAACATCCTGGTGCCACGGCCTGGCTTCTCCCTCTACAAGACTCTGGCATTGTCTATGGGGATTGAGGTCAAACTCTACAACCTCTTG ccagagaagggctgggaaATTGATCTGGAGCACTTGGAGTCTCTGGTGGATGACAAGACAGCTTGCCTCATTGTGAACAACCCATCAAATCCCTGTGGCTCTGTGTTCAGAAAGAGCCACCTCCAGAAGATCCTGGCAG TGGCATCAAGACAGTGCATGCCCATACTTGCTGATGAGATTTATGGAGACATG GTTTTTGCTGACTGCAAATATGAACCTATTGCAACTCTCAGCTCCAATGTGCCTATTTTGTCCTGTGGTGGCTTGGCAAAGCGGTGGCTAGTCCCTGGCTGGCGTATGGGCTGGATCCTAATTCATGACAGGAGAGACATCTTTGGCAATGAG atcaggGATGGCCTTGTAAGACTGAGTCAAAGGATCCTAGGACCCTGTACAATTGTCCAAGGAGCACTGGAACATATCTTGCACCGAACACCCCCTGAGTTCTACCACAACACTCTCAGCATCCTCAAG gCCAATGCTGACCTTTGTTATGCTGCCTTATCAGCTATCCCTGGCCTCCGACCTGTCCGGCCTGCTGGAGCCATGTACCTCATG GTTGAGATTGAGATAGAGCATTTCCCCGAGTTTGAAAATGATGTGGAGTTCACTGAACGACTAATCTCGGAGCAGTCTGTGTTCTGCTTGCCAGCCACG TGCTTTGAATACCCAAACTTCTTCCGTGTGGTGATCACTGTGCCTGAGGAGATGATTTTGGAGGCCTGCAGTCGCATTCAGGAGTTCTGCGAGATGCATTaccagggtgctgagggaggCCAGGATCTGGAGTGTGACAAGTAG
- the TAT gene encoding tyrosine aminotransferase isoform X3 yields the protein MDSYLIQVNGHGDHPPVLDVHLKTTGNSVSLGKVKGRKPRWAVRASEMSKKTFNPVRAIVDSMKVEPNPKKSLISLSLGDPTVFGNLPTNDEVTRAIKEALDSGRYDGYAPSVGYQSCREAVATYYSCPEAPLKAQDVILTSGCSQAIELALAVLANPGQNILVPRPGFSLYKTLALSMGIEVKLYNLLPEKGWEIDLEHLESLVDDKTACLIVNNPSNPCGSVFRKSHLQKILAVASRQCMPILADEIYGDMVFADCKYEPIATLSSNVPILSCGGLAKRWLVPGWRMGWILIHDRRDIFGNEIRDGLVRLSQRILGPCTIVQGALEHILHRTPPEFYHNTLSILKANADLCYAALSAIPGLRPVRPAGAMYLMVEIEIEHFPEFENDVEFTERLISEQSVFCLPATCFEYPNFFRVVITVPEEMILEACSRIQEFCEMHYQGAEGGQDLECDK from the exons ATGGATTCATACCTGATCCAAGTGAATGGCCATGGAgatcatccccctgtgctggatGTTCATCTCAAGACCACTGGAAACAGCGTATCTCTGGGGAAGGTGAAGGGTCGAAAGCCAAGATGGGCTGTCAGGGCTTCTGAAATGTCAAAGAAGACTTTCAATCCTGTCCGAGCCATTGTAGACAGCATGAAGGTGGAGCCCAACCCAAAGAAATCTTTGATCTCCTTGTCCTTAG GAGACCCAACAGTCTTTGGAAACCTTCCTACAAATGATGAGGTCACACGGGCTATCAAGGAGGCTTTGGACTCAGGACGTTATGACGGTTATGCTCCATCTGTTG GCTACCAGTCCTGCCGGGAAGCTGTGGCCACATACTACAGCTGTCCAGAGGCACCCCTGAAGGCCCAG GATGTCATCTTAACAAGCGGCTGCAGCCAGGCCATCGAGCTtgccttggcagtgctggccAACCCAGGCCAGAACATCCTGGTGCCACGGCCTGGCTTCTCCCTCTACAAGACTCTGGCATTGTCTATGGGGATTGAGGTCAAACTCTACAACCTCTTG ccagagaagggctgggaaATTGATCTGGAGCACTTGGAGTCTCTGGTGGATGACAAGACAGCTTGCCTCATTGTGAACAACCCATCAAATCCCTGTGGCTCTGTGTTCAGAAAGAGCCACCTCCAGAAGATCCTGGCAG TGGCATCAAGACAGTGCATGCCCATACTTGCTGATGAGATTTATGGAGACATG GTTTTTGCTGACTGCAAATATGAACCTATTGCAACTCTCAGCTCCAATGTGCCTATTTTGTCCTGTGGTGGCTTGGCAAAGCGGTGGCTAGTCCCTGGCTGGCGTATGGGCTGGATCCTAATTCATGACAGGAGAGACATCTTTGGCAATGAG atcaggGATGGCCTTGTAAGACTGAGTCAAAGGATCCTAGGACCCTGTACAATTGTCCAAGGAGCACTGGAACATATCTTGCACCGAACACCCCCTGAGTTCTACCACAACACTCTCAGCATCCTCAAG gCCAATGCTGACCTTTGTTATGCTGCCTTATCAGCTATCCCTGGCCTCCGACCTGTCCGGCCTGCTGGAGCCATGTACCTCATG GTTGAGATTGAGATAGAGCATTTCCCCGAGTTTGAAAATGATGTGGAGTTCACTGAACGACTAATCTCGGAGCAGTCTGTGTTCTGCTTGCCAGCCACG TGCTTTGAATACCCAAACTTCTTCCGTGTGGTGATCACTGTGCCTGAGGAGATGATTTTGGAGGCCTGCAGTCGCATTCAGGAGTTCTGCGAGATGCATTaccagggtgctgagggaggCCAGGATCTGGAGTGTGACAAGTAG
- the MARVELD3 gene encoding MARVEL domain-containing protein 3: MACSMLNWNLAAALQDASQDIDDCSLETWALHAGPEPFSALRRAPPGLRRRRPKSSQLVARTRTAPALAPSRVSRDSARPSASSAGGVGPGQATAVRSSPRGPRTERTGATGRAMSGAGPEGPPRSRAAVPGLLECYGCQYLCTDRAFCQAVQALLALLILVCGSVSCGSTGGYTRLPDLGGIYYYHYGGAYSGFSGADGEKAQQLDQRFYQLKLPIGRAAVAVGGCLLVLSGVLVLVGILRLPWHFPAWLLLECILDVLVATGVVPALYYFFHFLLGAYSSSVCQEREQLYQSKGYQGFRCSLHGAEIAVGLLGCIAAVAFLLSAGLAVRGYRIVHNLKQKPVQLYEL, encoded by the exons ATGGCCTGCAGCATGCTGAATTGGAACCTGGCAGCTGCACTGCAGGACGCATCCCAAGATATTGATGACTGTTCTCTGGAGACATGGGCTTTGCAT GCGGGGCCGGAGCCGTTCAGCGCCCTCAGGAGGGCCCCGCCCGGGCTCAGGCGAAGGCGACCGAAGTCATCCCAGCTCGTGGCGCGGACCCGCACCGCGCCGGCACTGGCTCCCAGCCGGGTGTCCCGCGACTCGGCCCGGCCCTCCGCCTCCAGCGCCGGAGGAGTGGGGCCGGGCCAAGCCACGGCGGTGCGGAGCAGTCCCCGCGGCCCGCGGACTGAACGCACCGGGGCGACAGGGCG CGCCATGTCCGGAGCAGGGCCAGAGGGGCCGCCGCGAAGCCGCGCCGCcgtgccagggctgctggagtGCTATGGGTGCCAGTACCTGTGCACGGACCGGG CTTTCTGCCAGGCGGTGCAAGCGCTGCTCGCTCTCCTGATCCTGGTTTGCGGCTCCGTGTCCTGTGGCTCGACGGGGGGGTACACGCGCCTGCCCGACCTCGGCGGCATCTACTACTACCACTACGGCGGGGCGTACAGCGGCTTCAGCGGGGCGGACGGGGAAAAAGCGCAGCAGCTTGACCAGCGCTTCTACCAGCTAAAGCTGCCGATCGGAAGGGCAGCGGTGGCCGTGGGAGGGTGTCTTCTGGTCTTGTCTGGCGttcttgttttggttggaaTTCTACGGCTACCGTGGCATTTCCCAGCGTGGCTGCTGCTTGAATGCATCCTGGACGTCTTGGTTGCCACTGGCGTGGTGCCTGCTCTGTACTACTTCTTCCATTTTCTGCTGGGTGCTTACAGTTCATCAGTGTGTCAAGAGAGAGAGCAGCTTTATCAAAGCAAAGGCTATCAGGGCTTCAGATGCAGCCTGCATGGGGCAGAGATTGCTGTTGGTCTCTTAGGCTGCATAGCTGCTGTGGCATTCCTGCTTAGTGCAGGCCTAGCTGTCAGGGGGTACAGAATAGTTCACAATCTGAAACAGAAGCCAGTGCAACTATACGAGCTTTAG